In Stenotrophomonas sp. 610A2, one DNA window encodes the following:
- a CDS encoding LytR/AlgR family response regulator transcription factor, with amino-acid sequence MHLEALIAEDEPLLREALVAQLQRLWPELDIVAECEDGAAALEALETHKPDLAFLDIRMPGITGLDVARALQQLSPLTEVVFVTAYDQYAISAFEQGAMDYLLKPVSDERLLATRQRVLARRQSGNADPGVLERLLQQLARQPAAPLAAPPLAWITASNGRETRLVMLDEVLYFRADSKYTVVVTAEEELLLRSSLRELSAALDANSFRQIHRATIVNMKAVAAVSRDDSGRGVLRLKQRSETLVVSQPFMSLFRGM; translated from the coding sequence GTGCATCTTGAAGCACTCATCGCCGAAGACGAACCGCTGCTGCGTGAGGCGCTGGTCGCCCAGCTGCAGCGCTTGTGGCCGGAGCTCGATATCGTCGCCGAATGCGAAGATGGTGCCGCCGCGCTGGAAGCACTGGAAACGCACAAGCCCGACCTGGCCTTCCTCGACATCCGCATGCCTGGCATCACCGGCCTGGATGTTGCCCGCGCGCTGCAGCAGCTGAGCCCATTGACCGAAGTGGTGTTCGTCACCGCCTACGATCAGTACGCGATCAGTGCGTTCGAGCAGGGTGCGATGGATTACCTGCTCAAGCCGGTCAGCGATGAGCGCCTGTTGGCCACCCGTCAGCGCGTACTGGCCAGGCGCCAGAGCGGCAATGCCGATCCGGGTGTACTGGAGCGCCTGCTGCAGCAGTTGGCGCGGCAACCCGCCGCGCCGTTGGCGGCACCACCGCTGGCCTGGATCACCGCCAGCAATGGCCGCGAAACCCGCCTGGTGATGTTGGACGAAGTGCTGTATTTCCGCGCCGACAGCAAATACACCGTAGTGGTCACCGCCGAGGAAGAACTGCTGCTGCGCAGCTCGCTGCGCGAACTGAGCGCCGCCCTGGATGCCAACAGCTTCCGCCAGATCCACCGCGCCACCATCGTCAACATGAAGGCGGTAGCGGCGGTGAGCCGCGATGACAGCGGCCGCGGCGTACTGCGGCTGAAACAGCGCAGTGAAACGCTGGTGGTCAGCCAACCCTTCATGAGTCTGTTCCGCGGCATGTGA
- a CDS encoding histidine kinase yields the protein MFASLFLGFRILAAWALTILVAAFLWSGLFSGMDQSPGWIFGLAAMALMIFALTAVVGHIRRVTLIADRLDSQSLANRHRRQVELPLDAPTAFALLEQVIGQMPRIEQLERSVGTLQLRATQRRADPYGERPPSRWNPMARLAIKHNQITARVIPGADTSSVTLFFEPDAGAWVDLLLLDEGSNYENAEAVTHALSGKVAQQRREEREHAARTEAEKELSVARLNLLHAQVEPHFLYNTLANAQVLTRSDPARAEQMLGHLIQYLRSSLPGIDQSVSTLGQELERVRAYLEILQIRMGSRLSLQIDVPEHLHGVCLPSMSLQTLVENAIKHGLEPKSGGGTVWILARELDGQLTITVADDGQGISTDNSGTGIGLKNLRERLRLSCGEQATLALVSNFPSGMAATISLPKRIASPPPVVAAVPTAAPLNNAPSQTTVNIPELPRAS from the coding sequence ATGTTCGCCAGCCTCTTTCTCGGTTTCCGCATCCTCGCCGCCTGGGCGTTGACGATCCTCGTCGCCGCGTTCCTGTGGAGTGGCCTGTTCAGCGGCATGGACCAGTCGCCGGGTTGGATCTTCGGCCTGGCCGCGATGGCGCTGATGATATTCGCGCTGACCGCCGTGGTCGGTCATATCCGCCGCGTCACCCTGATCGCCGACCGGCTGGATTCGCAGAGTCTTGCCAATCGCCATCGCCGCCAGGTCGAGCTGCCACTGGATGCCCCTACCGCCTTCGCGCTGCTTGAGCAGGTGATCGGGCAGATGCCGCGCATCGAACAACTGGAGCGCTCGGTCGGCACCTTGCAGCTGCGCGCCACACAGCGCCGCGCCGATCCCTATGGTGAGCGTCCGCCGTCACGCTGGAACCCGATGGCGCGGCTGGCGATCAAGCACAACCAGATCACCGCCCGTGTGATTCCCGGCGCGGATACCAGTAGCGTCACCCTGTTCTTCGAGCCAGATGCCGGTGCTTGGGTGGACCTGTTGCTGCTCGATGAAGGCAGCAACTACGAGAATGCCGAGGCCGTCACCCATGCGCTCAGCGGCAAGGTCGCCCAGCAGCGCCGCGAAGAGCGCGAGCACGCGGCCCGCACCGAAGCCGAGAAGGAGCTCAGCGTGGCCCGGCTCAATCTGCTGCATGCGCAGGTGGAACCTCACTTCCTCTACAACACGCTGGCCAATGCACAGGTACTGACCCGCAGCGACCCGGCCCGCGCCGAGCAGATGCTTGGACACCTGATCCAATACCTGCGCAGTTCGCTGCCGGGCATCGACCAGTCGGTTTCCACGCTTGGCCAGGAGCTTGAGCGCGTGCGGGCCTATCTGGAGATCCTGCAGATCCGCATGGGCTCGCGACTCAGCTTGCAGATCGACGTGCCCGAACACCTGCACGGCGTCTGCCTGCCCTCGATGTCGCTGCAGACCCTGGTCGAGAACGCGATCAAGCATGGCCTGGAGCCCAAGAGCGGCGGTGGCACGGTGTGGATACTGGCGCGCGAACTGGATGGTCAGCTGACGATCACCGTCGCCGACGACGGCCAGGGCATCAGTACCGACAACAGTGGCACCGGCATCGGCCTGAAGAACCTGCGCGAGCGCCTGCGCCTGAGCTGTGGCGAACAGGCCACGCTTGCGCTGGTGTCCAACTTCCCCAGTGGCATGGCCGCCACCATCAGCCTGCCAAAACGCATTGCATCACCGCCGCCGGTAGTCGCCGCTGTACCGACAGCTGCACCGTTAAACAATGCGCCGTCGCAGACAACAGTGAATATCCCGGAGTTGCCCCGTGCATCTTGA
- a CDS encoding WD40 repeat domain-containing protein, with protein sequence MTNTSACGAILCLVGITSSLWASAAPLPANWQMLPTAQQEPEKGLPSALQAPLLAKNQRPLQQVELLVALPFDQVLPVVQASLAPVGKFNAPVQRTRVAYMDHGWGNVLIARRPELKAEFIRRYRMPALRTAVEQGALLAEELPLREQRLQRDPTVDAMSDKLAELQGSFASWQASTEQKHGVLGRAKSTVEVRVMQVDEALGKPATAISLSRTDDWPNPNGGIVDQLREFNVMGGGPSPRLSRRRVPEAVFTPVYDAVRALPGAALQIGVSASDWQLPAQADSRIVEPSLTVPGGNKDAPAAQRLLPFGSGDYYDMRPLADGSVLLLSSYPDALWRWAPGMGDKPQRLWQASADAGRAGLSVDPQGRTAWLAVQQQIVEYSLDQQRALAHPLRWAAGVRQPISGGWKWTHDTQGRPVPYDHALDGGGVIRDVLRVLEPQATPAAQGEPWVYALRFDATRQGVVGGYPGNSLVKPVRWDGPGQGLWIEDPAGLTELDGATGSVSRVLAVPRRFGKVDGNDDTGMAQWVPAPLGSAKGGWVAVGFVLMEGNRRDPGMHVVDLASGKLRYSLALPGLNSLNAATASADGRLLALGGNDGGTPVLAVWDLESGQSLSLNPSRSACWDLRQLHWAPQGDALIGLCGDGVARWVLPSEWRSR encoded by the coding sequence ATGACAAACACCAGCGCCTGCGGCGCGATCCTGTGCCTGGTTGGCATCACCTCCTCGTTGTGGGCCTCTGCCGCGCCTTTGCCGGCAAACTGGCAGATGTTGCCGACCGCGCAGCAGGAGCCAGAGAAAGGCCTGCCTTCGGCCCTGCAGGCGCCGCTGCTGGCAAAGAACCAGCGCCCGCTGCAGCAGGTCGAGCTGCTGGTGGCTTTGCCGTTCGATCAAGTGCTGCCGGTGGTACAAGCCAGCTTGGCACCGGTGGGCAAGTTCAACGCACCGGTGCAACGTACCCGCGTGGCCTATATGGATCACGGCTGGGGCAATGTGCTGATCGCGCGCCGTCCTGAACTGAAGGCCGAGTTCATCCGTCGCTACCGCATGCCGGCATTGCGTACGGCGGTGGAGCAGGGCGCATTGCTTGCTGAAGAACTGCCGCTACGCGAGCAGCGCCTGCAGCGTGACCCCACGGTCGATGCGATGAGCGACAAGCTGGCCGAACTGCAGGGCAGCTTCGCCAGCTGGCAGGCCAGTACCGAGCAGAAACATGGCGTACTCGGCCGTGCCAAAAGCACGGTTGAAGTGCGGGTGATGCAGGTCGACGAAGCGCTGGGCAAACCGGCAACGGCAATCAGCTTGAGCCGAACCGACGACTGGCCCAACCCGAACGGTGGCATCGTCGACCAGCTGCGCGAGTTCAATGTGATGGGCGGTGGGCCCTCGCCACGCCTGAGCCGACGCCGCGTGCCGGAGGCGGTGTTCACGCCGGTTTATGACGCGGTGCGCGCGCTGCCAGGTGCAGCCCTGCAGATCGGAGTCAGTGCCAGTGATTGGCAGCTGCCGGCGCAGGCAGACAGTCGTATCGTCGAACCGAGCTTGACGGTGCCGGGCGGCAACAAGGATGCGCCCGCAGCGCAACGCCTGCTGCCCTTCGGCAGTGGTGACTACTACGACATGCGGCCGCTGGCCGATGGCAGCGTACTCCTGCTCAGCAGCTATCCCGACGCCTTGTGGCGCTGGGCGCCGGGCATGGGCGACAAGCCGCAACGTCTGTGGCAAGCCAGTGCGGATGCCGGTCGCGCAGGCCTGAGCGTGGACCCGCAGGGCCGCACTGCCTGGCTGGCGGTACAGCAGCAGATCGTGGAGTACAGCCTGGACCAGCAACGTGCGCTGGCCCATCCGCTGCGCTGGGCAGCAGGTGTGCGTCAGCCGATCAGCGGCGGCTGGAAGTGGACGCATGACACGCAAGGCAGGCCGGTGCCCTACGACCACGCACTGGACGGCGGTGGTGTGATCCGTGATGTGCTGCGCGTGCTTGAGCCGCAGGCGACGCCGGCGGCCCAAGGCGAGCCATGGGTCTATGCGCTGCGCTTCGACGCGACACGACAGGGCGTGGTGGGCGGCTATCCGGGCAACTCGCTGGTCAAGCCGGTGCGCTGGGACGGGCCGGGGCAGGGCCTCTGGATCGAGGACCCGGCGGGCTTGACCGAACTCGATGGCGCGACCGGTAGCGTAAGTCGCGTGCTGGCCGTGCCGCGTCGCTTTGGCAAGGTCGATGGCAATGACGACACCGGTATGGCGCAGTGGGTGCCAGCGCCGCTGGGCTCGGCCAAAGGCGGTTGGGTTGCCGTCGGCTTCGTGCTGATGGAAGGCAACCGCCGCGATCCCGGTATGCATGTGGTGGATCTGGCCAGCGGCAAGCTCCGGTATTCGTTGGCGTTGCCGGGGCTGAACTCGTTGAATGCGGCAACGGCTTCGGCTGACGGGCGCCTGCTGGCCTTGGGCGGCAACGATGGCGGCACCCCGGTGCTGGCGGTGTGGGACCTTGAGTCGGGGCAGTCGCTGTCATTGAATCCCAGCCGCTCTGCTTGCTGGGACCTGCGCCAGCTGCATTGGGCGCCGCAGGGTGACGCGCTGATCGGGCTGTGTGGCGATGGTGTGGCGCGGTGGGTGTTGCCCAGCGAGTGGCGGTCGAGGTAG
- a CDS encoding oxygenase MpaB family protein, with product MSSLFSPVSAAATAHIRRWVLDAFPRNQNGVEYDAPLGDPGWFGPGSVTWRIHSEFPGMLAGGLCALMLQLLHPRALAGVYDHSNFREDLVGRLRRTTSFVAGTSYAPAAEVEKLIAKVRRIHAQVVGTLPDGRGYAADDPQLLTWVHVTEAYGFLEGCRRYCREVPAAIADRYYDEYRRVAEALGARDVPASEAQVREYFQAQQPQLSMDERSREVLDVLSEVRLPVPLPGVSRDVFLAAGAALLPEWAVQLLGRSRGQQLQSVVAARVLRSVAPLFRIALNDGISTRACKRVGQEPAVLLRWPEPA from the coding sequence ATGTCATCCCTGTTCAGCCCTGTCTCCGCCGCCGCCACCGCCCACATCCGTCGCTGGGTGCTGGACGCCTTTCCACGTAACCAGAACGGCGTGGAGTACGACGCGCCGCTGGGCGATCCGGGCTGGTTCGGGCCGGGCAGCGTCACCTGGCGCATTCATTCCGAGTTTCCCGGCATGTTGGCCGGCGGGCTGTGTGCGTTGATGTTGCAGTTGCTGCATCCACGCGCGCTGGCCGGCGTGTACGACCACTCCAACTTCCGCGAGGACCTGGTCGGGCGGTTGCGTCGCACCACCAGTTTTGTGGCAGGTACCAGCTATGCGCCAGCGGCCGAGGTCGAAAAGCTGATCGCCAAGGTGCGGCGTATCCATGCACAGGTAGTGGGCACGCTGCCGGATGGCCGTGGCTATGCCGCCGATGATCCGCAGCTGCTGACCTGGGTGCATGTCACCGAGGCCTATGGCTTCCTCGAAGGCTGCCGCCGTTACTGCCGTGAGGTGCCTGCTGCCATTGCTGATCGCTATTACGACGAGTACCGGCGCGTTGCCGAGGCCTTGGGCGCGCGCGATGTGCCGGCCAGCGAGGCACAGGTGCGCGAGTACTTCCAGGCGCAGCAGCCGCAGCTGAGCATGGATGAGCGCTCGCGTGAGGTGCTTGATGTGCTGAGTGAAGTGCGCTTGCCGGTACCGTTGCCGGGCGTGTCGCGCGATGTGTTTCTTGCTGCCGGTGCGGCTTTGTTGCCGGAATGGGCGGTGCAGTTGCTTGGCCGCAGTCGTGGCCAGCAGCTGCAGTCGGTGGTTGCGGCGCGCGTACTGCGCAGCGTGGCACCGTTGTTCCGGATTGCCTTGAATGACGGCATTTCGACGCGTGCCTGCAAGCGGGTAGGGCAGGAGCCTGCGGTGCTTTTGCGGTGGCCGGAGCCCGCTTGA